Proteins from a genomic interval of Methanoplanus endosymbiosus:
- a CDS encoding type II toxin-antitoxin system PemK/MazF family toxin yields MGYRWSVYLVYLDPVIGSEQGKTRPALVISDEEINRILPVITILPVTSLKPGRKVYPNEVFISKGTGGLKKDSLILCHQIRAIDKRRIIRKLGNIGDFKLKDEILNALSFQLGFLK; encoded by the coding sequence ATGGGATATAGATGGTCTGTATATCTCGTATATCTTGATCCGGTTATTGGCTCAGAACAGGGAAAAACAAGGCCTGCTCTGGTCATAAGTGATGAGGAGATTAACAGAATTCTGCCTGTAATAACCATCCTGCCGGTTACATCGTTAAAACCCGGAAGAAAAGTTTACCCAAATGAAGTATTTATCTCAAAAGGAACAGGGGGTCTAAAAAAAGACTCACTCATTCTTTGTCATCAGATTAGAGCCATCGATAAACGACGTATTATTCGCAAACTGGGCAATATTGGAGATTTTAAGCTTAAAGATGAAATTCTCAATGCACTATCATTCCAACTGGGATTTTTAAAATAA
- a CDS encoding AlbA family DNA-binding domain-containing protein — MNLKWSNSKNPSPRQKPALKAVCGFLNYHGGIISFGRANDGTITGVEPTDHTLRKLSQQISSRIKPEITPDIRVIKEDEKSIIVVTVPEGNNKPYFLDGIAYVRSGTENKVIPPDELKRIILNSYSLPWDEQACHGATVNDIDQDAVRTFLKKANEERRCNINPELPLEISLDKLGIINNGIPTNAAVLFFGKEPQRFIIQSESHVVPVSKVRKSPAHTSV, encoded by the coding sequence ATGAATCTGAAATGGTCGAATTCAAAAAATCCCTCTCCAAGACAGAAACCTGCTCTTAAAGCAGTCTGCGGCTTTCTGAATTATCACGGAGGGATAATATCTTTCGGAAGGGCCAATGACGGAACAATAACCGGAGTTGAACCAACAGATCATACACTGCGTAAACTCTCCCAGCAGATATCCTCAAGGATAAAACCGGAAATTACCCCGGACATCCGTGTCATTAAAGAAGATGAAAAATCCATCATCGTTGTCACAGTTCCGGAGGGAAACAACAAACCATATTTCCTTGATGGTATTGCATATGTCCGTTCCGGAACTGAAAATAAAGTCATTCCACCGGACGAACTAAAACGGATAATTTTAAACAGCTATTCTCTCCCCTGGGATGAACAGGCATGCCACGGTGCTACAGTTAATGACATCGACCAGGATGCAGTCAGAACATTTCTAAAAAAGGCCAATGAAGAGAGGCGCTGTAACATCAATCCGGAATTACCATTGGAAATTTCGCTTGATAAACTCGGAATAATCAATAATGGCATACCGACCAATGCAGCAGTGCTCTTCTTTGGAAAAGAACCACAACGCTTCATCATTCAGTCCGAGAGTCACGTTGTGCCCGTTTCAAAGGTGAGGAAATCTCCGGCACATACATCAGTATGA
- a CDS encoding IS701 family transposase: MNGLIILPRGSNMSKMSENLLECGTARDLSHFISKSPWSAERVMRLNRINAVKLLGPGGSLIIDESGQQKYGKHAVATSKQYLGTVGRTCNAQVEVFGSYCVGQNSAIIDFQVFFTESWVNNTERSLNSGTPLELLEHRTKPDLALDIVDRAISDKIPFTYVQADALYGNDSKFLGGLEERGLTFICDIASDTQVYITKPELELPKRKGNVGRFPSKLKVKNTSQTKVKWLSEIQKNWKTVDIRLTDRGIKNVECAELIVWRRHNDLPVEKPVKLIMIRDLKEDFLRFAVSNSLEFDLEYLVKAQAKRYWIERNFEDVKGLCDLDSFRGRSWTSLNHHIALCVTAHLFLLHLKEYFRKKSKILSLNQIVAIVRLHKPLKVFTTQELADLINRTNLIRAKMRDRRIMKFIRKRYEKENHWSTNILEFRTKG, encoded by the coding sequence ATGAATGGGCTAATCATTTTACCACGTGGTTCCAACATGAGTAAAATGTCTGAAAATCTTCTGGAATGTGGAACTGCACGTGATCTGAGTCATTTTATCTCAAAATCTCCATGGTCAGCTGAAAGGGTTATGAGACTAAATCGCATTAATGCTGTTAAACTTCTTGGACCTGGTGGTTCTTTGATAATTGATGAATCCGGCCAACAGAAATACGGGAAACATGCAGTAGCTACCTCAAAGCAGTACCTTGGAACAGTTGGACGAACCTGCAATGCACAGGTTGAGGTCTTTGGTTCCTACTGTGTTGGCCAAAACTCGGCCATTATTGATTTTCAGGTTTTCTTCACAGAGAGTTGGGTAAACAATACAGAAAGAAGTCTTAATTCTGGAACTCCACTTGAACTGCTCGAACATAGGACAAAACCAGACTTAGCATTAGATATCGTTGACCGGGCAATTTCTGATAAGATACCCTTCACTTACGTTCAGGCAGATGCATTGTACGGAAATGATTCAAAATTCCTTGGTGGTCTTGAAGAACGTGGTTTGACATTTATTTGCGACATAGCAAGTGATACGCAGGTTTATATTACCAAACCAGAGCTGGAATTACCAAAAAGAAAAGGAAATGTAGGGAGATTTCCTTCAAAACTTAAAGTGAAGAACACTTCACAAACTAAAGTTAAATGGTTGTCAGAAATCCAAAAAAACTGGAAAACTGTCGATATAAGATTGACTGACAGAGGTATAAAAAATGTCGAATGTGCGGAACTAATTGTATGGCGTCGGCATAATGATCTGCCCGTTGAAAAACCAGTAAAACTCATTATGATTCGCGATCTGAAAGAAGATTTCCTGAGATTTGCAGTTTCAAATAGTCTGGAATTTGACTTGGAATATCTTGTGAAGGCACAGGCAAAGCGCTACTGGATTGAAAGAAATTTTGAAGATGTAAAAGGTCTGTGTGACTTGGATAGCTTCAGAGGGAGAAGTTGGACATCCTTAAATCATCACATTGCTCTTTGTGTAACTGCTCATTTGTTTTTGTTGCATTTGAAGGAATATTTCCGGAAAAAATCGAAGATACTCTCACTAAATCAGATTGTGGCAATAGTAAGATTGCATAAACCACTAAAAGTTTTTACAACACAGGAACTTGCTGATTTGATAAATAGAACCAATTTGATACGTGCAAAAATGAGAGATCGAAGAATTATGAAGTTTATTCGGAAACGCTATGAAAAAGAGAATCACTGGTCAACTAATATTCTGGAGTTCCGAACAAAGGGCTAA
- a CDS encoding type II toxin-antitoxin system VapC family toxin — MIILDTTFLIDLLSEKKGAIRFLEEIEDKDELITTTFVNILELHKGAFRSRQTINELDKIDKFLEKFDYLDFTDEIFIIFGKLSAYLKSNGRPIGQFDELIASIALYNDAAVVTNNKKDFSRVPNLKIINH; from the coding sequence ATGATAATTCTTGACACTACTTTCCTTATAGACCTGTTATCAGAAAAAAAGGGAGCCATCAGATTTTTAGAGGAGATAGAGGATAAAGATGAATTAATCACAACAACATTTGTAAATATCCTCGAACTCCATAAAGGAGCATTCAGATCAAGACAGACAATAAATGAACTTGATAAAATTGATAAATTCCTGGAAAAGTTTGATTACCTCGACTTTACGGATGAAATATTCATCATATTTGGAAAATTATCTGCATATCTTAAGAGTAATGGGAGACCAATTGGACAGTTTGACGAACTGATTGCAAGCATTGCACTATACAATGACGCAGCGGTTGTAACAAATAACAAAAAAGATTTTTCCAGAGTACCCAACCTGAAAATAATCAATCACTAA
- a CDS encoding transposase, translating to MAIFGQKNSKIQSDTGLKLGKLELICDIIEDHISFPDGRYYDSKTIVRGTIAAACSKNSISGLVKMTDGLPSHTTCLKYLHNIDMEKLESDSSKILLLAGEGIIIEGRAYNFAIDKTLKPYYGVKDEEEDPNIIRNKKKASTTKFFAYMTLSIVDQDKHLTLLVIPWKDNDNNFDGIKTCVELIRSLGLKIKCLMLDREFYTGKIFSYLKESDVPHLMPVKQHGEELKKNLKGKKSKSFKHTLNSKSKFPLEIEIVDCIVYQMGKKGKNGVLHRAFVVYKVCKSPKSIRRLYKHRFAIESTYVLANKSGARTSTKDPVVRFYYFLISFIIQNHWVSIKWKRFAKLQRGPKVIYRDRFPLHHFITILIKEAWEHFHLLSLNEIAIS from the coding sequence GTGGCAATATTTGGTCAAAAAAACAGCAAAATCCAGTCAGATACAGGACTGAAGCTTGGAAAACTTGAATTGATCTGTGATATTATTGAGGATCATATCTCCTTTCCAGATGGCAGATATTATGATTCAAAAACAATTGTAAGAGGAACAATAGCAGCGGCATGTTCTAAAAATTCGATTTCAGGACTTGTAAAAATGACAGATGGTTTGCCATCCCATACAACCTGTCTGAAATATTTACATAATATTGACATGGAGAAATTAGAATCAGATTCCTCTAAAATACTTTTATTGGCAGGGGAAGGCATAATTATAGAAGGCAGGGCTTACAATTTTGCTATTGATAAAACCCTCAAGCCATATTATGGGGTTAAAGACGAAGAAGAAGATCCTAATATTATACGCAACAAGAAGAAAGCATCGACAACCAAGTTCTTTGCTTACATGACTTTATCGATTGTGGACCAGGATAAGCACCTCACCCTTCTTGTTATTCCCTGGAAAGATAATGATAATAATTTTGATGGAATAAAAACATGTGTTGAGTTAATTCGGAGTTTAGGTCTGAAAATAAAATGTTTAATGTTAGACAGGGAGTTCTACACAGGTAAAATCTTTAGCTACCTAAAAGAATCAGATGTCCCACACCTCATGCCGGTGAAGCAACATGGTGAGGAACTCAAAAAGAATCTAAAAGGTAAAAAATCAAAATCCTTTAAACACACCCTAAATTCAAAATCAAAGTTCCCATTGGAGATAGAAATAGTTGACTGTATTGTCTATCAAATGGGAAAGAAAGGCAAAAATGGTGTACTTCATCGAGCATTTGTAGTTTATAAGGTATGTAAATCTCCAAAATCGATTAGAAGATTGTATAAACACAGATTTGCCATTGAGTCCACATATGTCCTTGCTAATAAAAGTGGTGCAAGGACATCCACTAAGGATCCGGTAGTTAGGTTTTATTATTTTTTAATCTCTTTTATAATACAGAACCATTGGGTTTCAATCAAATGGAAGAGATTTGCAAAACTTCAGAGGGGACCAAAGGTAATTTATAGAGATCGATTTCCCTTGCACCATTTTATCACTATCTTAATTAAAGAGGCTTGGGAGCATTTCCATTTATTGAGCCTTAATGAAATTGCCATAAGCTGA
- a CDS encoding transcriptional regulator — MPDNFISVVEESEDLNSSLISKICLEIMWVLSELGEDGATARQLKAGLNLSDGATYTNLKKLAGMGYLRCEKVIFEGEELELYAITPKGLTEWQRIQNWLCKLLECEGDTCKR, encoded by the coding sequence ATGCCGGACAATTTTATATCCGTTGTGGAAGAATCCGAAGACTTAAACAGCAGCCTCATCTCAAAGATATGCCTGGAGATTATGTGGGTACTCTCTGAACTTGGCGAAGATGGAGCCACAGCACGGCAACTTAAGGCCGGACTGAACCTGAGCGACGGCGCAACATATACAAACCTGAAAAAACTTGCAGGAATGGGTTATCTCCGCTGCGAAAAAGTGATTTTCGAAGGAGAAGAACTGGAACTTTATGCTATAACCCCAAAAGGACTGACTGAATGGCAGCGTATCCAAAACTGGCTCTGCAAACTCCTGGAATGTGAAGGTGACACCTGTAAGCGATAG
- the tnpA gene encoding IS200/IS605 family transposase has translation MGCHIIWCPKYRRNVLQPDVAVRLKELLYEKASDIGVVIEVMEIMPDHLHLFVKTKPTASPHWVIQQFKGYTSRILRQEFSTLRTRLPTLWTRSYYCESCGHISDEIVKKYIEDQKKN, from the coding sequence ATTGGGTGCCATATTATTTGGTGTCCTAAATATAGACGAAATGTCCTACAACCTGATGTTGCAGTAAGGTTGAAAGAGTTATTGTATGAAAAAGCATCTGATATTGGTGTGGTAATTGAGGTCATGGAGATTATGCCGGACCACCTACATTTATTTGTTAAAACAAAACCAACTGCAAGTCCACATTGGGTTATCCAGCAATTTAAAGGTTATACTTCAAGAATTTTAAGACAGGAGTTTAGCACATTGAGAACCCGTCTTCCAACATTATGGACCAGAAGTTATTATTGTGAGAGTTGTGGTCATATTTCAGACGAAATTGTAAAAAAATACATCGAAGATCAAAAAAAGAACTAA
- a CDS encoding C39 family peptidase, translating into MDRYDKSFVIDAETTLKRISDTSYGGKLIRSLIIHSVNCKEWEAEKNLFRQKLVEPESGFSDKIDLAATRWYVEISDLNNDQKCHHRHNGHIDFRPISPTISDAFLPIPQKKNFFVTCQKMYKSDDFNYPLIRTVPYTVPDSKLSMCAPASMWIILSTLSNELGKQHLSLYEIIDSLPKKSGNKPIEARDFNWLIEKLGYSHYYYYGVSKSILYDEIEQKLSSDECIKECCLRHLYDNIWRENKNNNVMDSHVLYSYIESEIPVYLVFNYKDLLKIDNYPGEKAEKDNYNEIYHVIVAIGYTLTDNGEIDNFIVHDVNASPFMTIPRTTIDECLLEAVVLLPEDTYHYNFAKFSFTRAIETISKFDDKIKEIVSTGKVIHRPYLMRSQRVKFWFTDRDKYCDKVTKIFSKADLPKYVWVFEVSNPELKKSDKSIGIIIFDAGISNKNAGPILISLPKFMLWYEEGKRKMEEYKKPIYDSLLIFRSNVNESKGQNSNVF; encoded by the coding sequence ATGGACAGATATGACAAATCCTTTGTAATAGATGCTGAAACTACTTTAAAGAGAATCTCAGATACATCATATGGTGGCAAATTAATAAGATCTCTAATTATACATTCAGTTAACTGTAAAGAGTGGGAAGCTGAAAAAAATTTATTCAGACAAAAGTTAGTTGAACCTGAATCCGGCTTTTCAGACAAAATTGATTTGGCAGCTACAAGATGGTACGTGGAAATTTCGGATTTAAACAATGATCAAAAATGCCATCATAGACATAATGGTCATATTGATTTTCGACCGATTTCACCAACAATTAGTGATGCTTTTCTTCCAATTCCACAGAAAAAGAATTTCTTTGTAACATGTCAAAAAATGTATAAATCTGATGACTTTAATTATCCATTAATCAGGACAGTCCCCTATACAGTTCCGGATTCAAAATTATCTATGTGTGCTCCTGCGAGCATGTGGATTATTTTATCCACATTGTCCAATGAACTGGGTAAGCAGCACCTATCTCTTTATGAAATAATTGATAGTCTTCCAAAAAAGAGCGGTAATAAACCCATAGAAGCACGTGATTTTAATTGGCTTATTGAGAAACTTGGATATTCGCATTATTATTACTATGGCGTATCTAAGAGTATTTTGTATGATGAAATAGAACAGAAACTTAGTAGTGATGAATGTATAAAAGAATGTTGTCTTAGACATCTTTATGATAATATCTGGCGTGAAAATAAAAACAATAATGTAATGGATTCACATGTGTTATATTCCTACATTGAATCTGAAATACCAGTTTATCTTGTTTTTAATTATAAAGATCTATTGAAGATTGATAATTATCCCGGTGAAAAAGCTGAAAAAGATAATTATAATGAAATATATCATGTGATCGTTGCAATAGGATATACATTAACAGATAACGGAGAAATAGACAACTTTATAGTACATGATGTAAATGCATCCCCATTTATGACAATTCCACGTACAACCATAGATGAATGTCTCTTAGAAGCAGTTGTTTTACTCCCTGAAGATACATATCATTACAATTTTGCCAAATTTTCATTTACTCGTGCTATAGAAACTATCTCAAAATTTGATGACAAAATTAAAGAAATAGTGTCGACTGGAAAGGTTATTCATAGGCCTTATTTGATGAGATCACAGAGGGTTAAATTCTGGTTTACTGACCGGGATAAATATTGTGATAAAGTTACAAAAATATTCTCTAAGGCAGATCTGCCAAAATATGTCTGGGTTTTTGAGGTTAGCAATCCTGAATTAAAAAAATCTGATAAATCCATAGGAATTATTATTTTTGATGCTGGTATTTCTAATAAAAACGCAGGCCCTATATTGATTTCACTGCCAAAATTTATGCTGTGGTACGAAGAAGGGAAAAGAAAAATGGAAGAATATAAGAAACCAATTTATGATTCATTACTCATATTTCGTTCAAACGTAAATGAAAGTAAAGGGCAAAATTCCAATGTTTTTTAA
- a CDS encoding ATP-binding protein — translation MTQDFRSENPGLLPDGITIAILKMEHASRPRNKKIAWLLFLSGYIEQWGSGTLNMLNACRTEGSPEPEFKEAGDDFVVTFDKSPALNLLKNPEFLNERQNKSIQYLMDHAAINSKDYSDLYECTSRTARRDLSELVRLGIVTAIKKGKQVEYSLHDSLRTLRTNADKHGHGV, via the coding sequence TTGACTCAAGACTTCAGATCTGAAAATCCCGGCCTCCTCCCGGACGGGATAACAATCGCCATCCTTAAAATGGAGCATGCTTCACGCCCCCGTAACAAAAAAATTGCATGGCTGCTGTTCCTTTCAGGGTACATTGAACAGTGGGGTTCAGGTACTTTAAATATGCTGAATGCCTGCAGAACGGAAGGTTCACCTGAACCGGAATTTAAGGAGGCCGGTGACGATTTTGTAGTCACATTTGATAAATCTCCTGCGCTTAATCTGCTAAAAAACCCTGAATTTTTAAATGAAAGGCAAAACAAATCAATACAGTACCTAATGGATCACGCTGCAATAAATTCTAAAGATTACAGTGATCTGTATGAATGTACCAGCCGGACAGCACGCCGTGATCTGTCTGAACTTGTCCGGTTAGGTATTGTAACAGCTATTAAAAAAGGAAAACAGGTTGAGTATTCTCTTCATGACTCTTTGCGGACATTGCGGACAAACGCGGACAAACACGGACATGGCGTATAA
- a CDS encoding antitoxin VapB family protein produces MASKSISISDEAYERLNALKQNGESFTDVIIRVTPRKRKLSEILKDLEPIDEKAAEEMKKAIEESSD; encoded by the coding sequence ATGGCATCCAAAAGTATCAGTATCTCTGATGAGGCATATGAACGCCTTAATGCATTAAAACAGAATGGTGAAAGCTTCACCGATGTAATAATCAGAGTCACTCCCAGGAAGAGAAAACTCTCTGAAATCCTAAAAGACCTGGAACCTATCGATGAAAAAGCCGCAGAGGAGATGAAAAAGGCAATAGAAGAAAGCAGTGATTAA
- a CDS encoding RNA-guided endonuclease InsQ/TnpB family protein, translating into MRKYGSQKKIKRVHNVNLVIPNQSIRVDKDNRIITIVPLKLTLNYQFPDFEKINQIEIDKEFAYISCTVKEESGMIPSAFIGVDRNTTGHIVVLANPDTGKIEKLGKKALHIHNKYSAIRKRLQRQGKFRQLKKIKDRESRIIRDLNHKISRWIVNIAKEQNAGLVFEDLKGIRNSRKQSKSFKYALNSWSFYQLQLFVEYKAKLLGVPVYYIDPAYTSQNCSICGKIGIRNGKEFKCPHCGHVDHADVNAAFNIANRQKSMVDRVQKEMYTMGALIPHDAMFEECQTTSEPHVL; encoded by the coding sequence TTGCGGAAATATGGTAGCCAGAAAAAGATTAAACGAGTACATAATGTAAATTTAGTTATTCCAAATCAATCAATCAGAGTCGATAAAGATAATCGGATTATCACAATAGTTCCATTAAAATTAACATTGAATTATCAATTCCCTGATTTTGAGAAGATAAATCAAATTGAAATTGATAAAGAGTTTGCTTATATATCATGTACCGTCAAAGAAGAGTCCGGGATGATACCCTCTGCATTTATAGGGGTTGATCGGAACACTACGGGCCATATTGTTGTATTGGCAAATCCAGATACTGGAAAAATTGAAAAGCTTGGTAAAAAAGCACTTCATATCCACAATAAATATTCTGCAATTCGTAAACGACTTCAAAGACAGGGAAAATTCAGACAATTGAAGAAGATAAAGGATAGAGAATCCCGAATCATCAGAGATTTAAATCATAAAATTAGTCGCTGGATTGTTAATATTGCTAAAGAACAAAATGCAGGTCTTGTATTTGAAGATTTAAAAGGAATTCGTAACTCCCGGAAACAGAGTAAATCGTTTAAATACGCCTTGAACAGTTGGTCATTTTATCAACTACAGTTATTTGTAGAATATAAGGCTAAGCTGCTTGGCGTTCCGGTGTATTATATAGATCCTGCATATACATCTCAAAACTGTTCAATTTGTGGTAAAATAGGAATTCGTAACGGAAAAGAGTTTAAGTGTCCACATTGTGGCCACGTTGATCATGCTGATGTAAATGCTGCATTCAACATAGCAAATCGTCAAAAAAGCATGGTTGATCGTGTACAGAAAGAGATGTACACGATGGGAGCACTGATACCCCACGACGCAATGTTTGAAGAATGTCAAACAACGTCAGAACCCCACGTGCTTTAG
- a CDS encoding Fic family protein, whose amino-acid sequence MIVRSGPFDTSPCLKASFEDLDPERMRWFIKSARAIRNFPLKEDENFSDLLEHLNLLDDGFLTNASVLLFGRNPQRFLLSSEIKCAHFHGTRVSKPIPSYQVYKGTVFEIVDQAVDFVLSKLDLSVGTREYGPQAPVKYEIPKEVVAEAIVNAVAHRDYTGNGSVQVMLFSDRLVVWNPGRLPPSLTIEKLKEAHGSVPNNPLLAEPMYLTRYIERMGTGTGDMIEQCRKVNLKEPDFLMTDGFEVVIYRPLKSDKAGLPPYEITGEVTGEVTGEVRRLLMILDAKMTRQEIQERMGLKSEENIRIRYIRPAIESGLIEMTIPDKPQSRLQKYRLTKKGRKVRETESEV is encoded by the coding sequence ATGATCGTAAGATCAGGGCCTTTTGACACTTCACCATGTCTAAAAGCTTCGTTTGAAGATCTTGACCCGGAGAGGATGAGATGGTTTATAAAATCTGCAAGGGCTATCCGGAATTTCCCTTTAAAGGAAGATGAAAACTTTTCAGATTTGTTAGAACACCTTAATCTTCTTGACGATGGATTTCTGACAAACGCTTCGGTTCTTCTTTTTGGCAGGAACCCTCAGCGCTTCCTTTTGTCTTCTGAAATTAAATGTGCTCATTTCCATGGAACCAGGGTTTCCAAACCAATCCCTTCATATCAGGTGTACAAAGGCACAGTTTTTGAGATAGTAGATCAGGCAGTTGATTTTGTGCTGAGTAAACTGGATTTATCTGTAGGGACGCGGGAATACGGTCCTCAGGCACCTGTTAAATACGAAATCCCAAAAGAAGTTGTTGCTGAAGCGATAGTCAATGCTGTTGCACACAGGGATTATACAGGCAATGGCAGTGTACAGGTTATGCTCTTTTCAGACCGCCTGGTTGTCTGGAATCCAGGGAGGCTGCCCCCATCTCTGACAATTGAAAAACTGAAGGAAGCTCATGGTTCTGTCCCAAATAACCCACTTCTGGCAGAACCAATGTACCTTACAAGGTATATAGAACGTATGGGCACAGGCACAGGCGATATGATTGAGCAATGCCGGAAAGTTAACCTTAAAGAACCTGATTTTCTAATGACAGATGGATTTGAAGTAGTAATCTACAGACCGTTAAAAAGTGATAAAGCAGGTCTGCCACCTTATGAAATCACAGGGGAAGTCACAGGGGAAGTCACAGGGGAAGTCAGGAGACTTTTGATGATATTAGATGCTAAGATGACCCGGCAGGAAATTCAGGAGAGAATGGGACTTAAAAGTGAGGAAAATATTCGGATAAGATATATCCGGCCTGCAATTGAATCAGGACTTATTGAGATGACTATCCCTGATAAACCACAGAGTCGTCTGCAGAAATACCGGCTTACAAAAAAGGGCAGAAAAGTTCGGGAAACTGAAAGCGAAGTGTAA
- a CDS encoding type II toxin-antitoxin system HicA family toxin translates to MSGEKVIKALKKAGFEPVGIRERHHYFHNRENDVIVTVHSGKILAPKTLQSILSKTGLTTEEFCELL, encoded by the coding sequence ATTTCCGGGGAAAAGGTCATTAAGGCTCTCAAAAAAGCTGGTTTTGAGCCTGTAGGTATCAGAGAGAGGCATCACTATTTTCACAACCGGGAAAACGATGTAATTGTAACTGTCCATTCAGGTAAAATCCTTGCACCAAAAACTCTTCAGTCTATTCTGTCTAAGACCGGTCTGACAACTGAAGAGTTCTGTGAACTCCTTTGA
- the gmd gene encoding GDP-mannose 4,6-dehydratase — protein MGKKALITGITGQDGSYLAELLLSKGYEVHGIVRRASSFNTGRIDHIYSDPHDPQAKMFLHYGDLADCEQISNIIYNEKPDEVYHLGAQSHVRVSFDTPEYTGNVTGLGSTRILESIRKNNNVIKFYQASSSEMFGAANPPQDENTEFIPRSPYACAKLYAYWMVRNYREGYNLFASNGILFNHESPRRGETFVTRKVTRGIASIIAGKQKYLYMGNLDARRDWGFAPEYVEGMWRILQHDKSDDFVIATGETHSVKEFLEKAFSYVGKDMEDYVKIDPKYFRPTEVEVLIGNSEKSQRELGWKPQITFSDLVKIMVDADMREAGLEVVGEGDEIIQKKFPDKWWKGD, from the coding sequence ATGGGAAAAAAAGCATTAATCACGGGGATAACCGGACAGGATGGATCTTATCTTGCCGAACTGCTTCTCAGTAAAGGTTATGAAGTGCATGGAATTGTCAGAAGAGCTTCATCTTTTAACACCGGAAGGATTGATCATATCTATTCTGATCCGCATGACCCGCAGGCAAAGATGTTTCTGCACTACGGGGATCTTGCAGACTGTGAACAGATATCCAATATAATCTACAATGAAAAACCTGATGAAGTCTATCATCTCGGCGCCCAGAGCCATGTGAGGGTCAGTTTTGATACTCCGGAATATACCGGAAATGTAACCGGTCTTGGTTCAACGAGGATCTTAGAGTCAATCAGGAAGAACAATAACGTAATTAAGTTTTACCAGGCGTCAAGCAGTGAGATGTTTGGTGCGGCAAATCCTCCACAGGATGAAAATACAGAATTTATTCCAAGAAGTCCGTATGCCTGTGCAAAACTTTACGCATACTGGATGGTCAGGAATTACCGTGAAGGCTACAACCTCTTTGCCTCAAATGGTATTTTATTCAACCATGAATCACCAAGACGTGGAGAGACATTTGTTACAAGAAAAGTTACACGTGGTATAGCATCTATCATTGCCGGAAAGCAGAAGTACCTCTATATGGGTAATCTTGATGCAAGAAGGGACTGGGGTTTTGCACCGGAATATGTAGAGGGAATGTGGAGAATTCTTCAGCACGATAAATCTGATGACTTTGTTATTGCAACCGGTGAGACGCATTCAGTAAAGGAGTTTCTGGAGAAAGCTTTCTCATATGTTGGAAAGGATATGGAAGATTACGTAAAGATTGATCCAAAGTATTTCCGCCCTACAGAGGTTGAGGTTTTAATTGGCAACTCTGAAAAATCACAGAGGGAACTTGGATGGAAACCTCAGATAACATTCTCAGACCTGGTAAAAATCATGGTTGATGCCGATATGAGGGAGGCCGGACTTGAGGTTGTCGGTGAGGGTGACGAGATAATTCAGAAGAAATTCCCTGACAAATGGTGGAAAGGCGACTGA
- a CDS encoding acylphosphatase translates to MKRIQIIVSCNVQNAEFREYILKEAFDRDITGYVKNLGDARVEIIAEGKEEELRTFFSQTKITCNSSAVDSEYVNTKIEKVLYRFRFETLSSYVVTNDITFINESSDCISVINMILVNISHF, encoded by the coding sequence ATGAAGCGGATTCAAATCATTGTCAGTTGCAATGTTCAGAATGCTGAATTCCGTGAGTATATTTTAAAAGAGGCTTTTGACAGAGACATTACAGGGTATGTAAAAAATCTTGGAGATGCCAGGGTTGAAATTATTGCCGAAGGGAAGGAAGAAGAACTCCGGACATTTTTTTCTCAGACAAAGATAACATGTAATTCTTCTGCTGTAGATTCAGAATATGTCAATACAAAAATAGAAAAGGTTCTTTACCGGTTCAGGTTTGAAACACTTTCATCATATGTTGTAACAAATGACATTACATTCATTAATGAAAGTTCTGATTGCATCAGCGTAATTAATATGATCTTGGTGAATATAAGCCATTTCTGA